The Deinococcus aestuarii genome includes the window ACGAGTACACCGGGGCGGAGTTGTCCGGGGACATCCTGACGGATTCGGGCCTCATCGTGGGGATCGGGGGGTGCCCGACCCGCACCTTCGTCCAGGACTTCGCCCGCTCCACCCGCACCTACGCCTACGAGTTCGCTCACCGCACCGGCCCGGGGCTGGTCGACCGGGGCGAGTACGAGTGGGGGGCCGGGCACGCGGCGGAGCTGGCCTACCTCTTCCCGAGCTTCAATAACGGCACGCCCATCGCGCCCCTCTTCGACGCCGCCGAGCAGCAACTCGCCCGCGAGATGGTGGCGTCCTGGGGCTCGTTCACGAAGAGCGGCAGTCCCGAGGTCACCGGGCAGGTCCCCTGGCCGCCCCACAACGAGCAGGGCCGCACGCTCTCCCTGCGCGCAGGCGGGCAGAGCGTGATGATCGACGACGCGACCTACGTCGCCGAGCACCAGTGCGACTTCTGGAACACCCTGCCCGCGCCGACGAACTGAGCGCCGACCCGGGCGACCGCCCCCGGCGCCCCATTCACCCCCGGGAAGGCCGGTCCCGCGCTGCGGCCTTCACACCGACAGGAGAACCATGACCCCCAGATCCCTGCCCCTGATCGCCCTCACGTCCACCCTGATCCTCGCGGCCTGCACCCAGGTCTCCGGGGAGGTGCAGCCCGAGTTGGGCGCCGGGCCCGGCGTCACGCTCATCACCGAGGGCGGGCGAAGCTTCAAGGACCTGAACAAGAACGGGGCGCTCGACCCCTACGAGGACTGGCGCCTCACGCCGGGAGCGCGCGCGGACCACCTGATCTCCCGGATGACCCTGGAGGAGAAGGCGGGCGTGATGATGCACGGCACCGCCCCGACCACGGCGGGCGGCGTCGGCCAGGGCAGCAGCTACGACCTGACCCAGGCCACGCGGATGATCCGGGACGAGCACGTCAACACCTTCATCACCCGCCTGGACGGCGACCCGGTGAACCTCGCCACCCAGAACAACCGGCTCCAGGAGATCGCGGAGGCGACCCGGCTGGGCATCCCCGCCACCATCAGCACCGACCCGCGCAACTCCTTCCAGTTCGTGCTGGGCGCGACCAACGAGGCCGGGCAGTTCAGCAAGTGGCCCGAGACGCTGGGGCTGGCGGCCACCCGCGACCCGAACCTCACCCGCCGCATGGCGGACGTCGCCCGGCAGGAGTACCGGGCGGTGGGCATCCAGATGGCCCTCTCGCCCCAGGCGGACCTCGCCACCGAGCCCCGCTGGTCGCGCATCAGCGGCACCTTCGGCGAGGACGCCGCGACGGTGAGCGCCCACGTCGGCGCCTACGTGTCGGGCTTCCAGAACGGCACCCAGGGGATCAACAGGAACAGCGTGGTCACCGTCGTCAAGCACTGGGGCGGGTACGGCGCGGCGCGCGAGGGCTTCGACGGGCACAACAGCTACGGCAAGTACGCGGACTTCTCGTCAGGCGCCAGCTACGACAACCACCTGCGGGCCTTTCAGGGCGCCTTCGACGCGGGCGCCGCCGGGGTGATGCCCACCTACTCCATCCTGACCGGCGTCACCGTGAACGGGCAGGCGCTCGAACAGGTCGGGGCGGGCTTCAACCGTCAGCTTCTTCAGGACGAGTTGCGCGGGCGGTACGGCTTTGGGGGCGTGATCGTCTCCGACTGGGCGATCATGAACGACTGCAACGAGATCTGCGTGAACGGCAGCCCGGACCCTGCCGAGCGCGTCCGGGGCATCGCCATGCCGTGGGGCGTCGAGCACCTGAGCCGCGAGGATCGCTACGCCAAGGGCGTGGGCGCGGGGCTGGATCAGATCGGGGGCACCACCGACTCTGCCACCCTGATCTCGGCGGTGAAGAACGGGAAGGTCACCGAGGCGCGCATCGGCGAGTCCGTGCGCCGCATCCTGGTCCAAAAGTTCGAGCAGGGTCTGTTCGAGAACCCCTACGTGAACGCGCGGAGGGCCGGTGAGGTCGTCGGCAACGCGGGGTTCAGCCGGGAGGCGGACGACGCCCAGGTGCGTTCGCTGGTGCTGCTGGAGAACAAGAATGACCTGCTGCCGCTGGGGAGCGGCGTGAAGAAGGTCTACCTCTACGGGGTCGCGCCCGAGGCGGCTACCGCGGCGGGCTTCACCGTCGTCACCACCCCGGGGGAGGCGGACGTCGCCATCATCCGCGCCGAGGCGCCGTTTCAGACCCTGCACCCCAACTACTTCTTCGGCAGCCGCTACCACGAGGGCGACCTGGATTTCAAGGACGGCCATCCCGCCTACGAGGCCTTCAAGGCCGCTGCCGCCCAGGTGCCCACGATCCTGACCGTGTACCTCGACCGCCCGGCCATCCTCACCAACGTCAAGGACAGGGCGGGTGCGCTGATCGGCAACTTCGGGGTGAGCGACGCGAACCTCTTCCGGATGCTGACCGGGCAAGCGCGGCCGGAGGGCAAGCTGCCCTTCGAGCTGCCGTCCTCGATGGAGGCGGTCCGCGCCCAGAAGCCTGACCTGCCGAGCGACAGCGCCGCCCCGCTCTATCCCTACGGGCACGGCCTGGCGTTGAAGTAGAGGCGGACGAGTTCAGACCGCAACGAGCAGGGACAGGGCGAAGGGCCCTGCCCGTCCCTGCCCCTGCGTCCATGACTCCCGGGCGGCGCCCACGTGACCTGCCCGGGTCCGGCAGGCGGGACCGCTGAGAGAGGGTTCAGATCAGCGTGTTGGCGTTGATCTCCTCCGCCGTAGCGCCCAGCGCCCCCTCTCGCGCCCGGAACGCGTTGACGTTGCCCGGCCAGGGGTGCTCCCCGCCTTGATCACGGAAGATTCGATCCTCGCCCCGCTCCGGCAGACCGAAGAGGAGGTGCGGGTCACCCGGCAGCGGTCGAGTTCCGCCTCCGCCCCGTCCCGCCAGGAGGGGGCCCTCCCACCCGCGAAGGGATGGACTGGGCCGCTGGTGCCCTGGGGGATGCTGAGGGTTGGGGAGGGACAGAGGCCGCCGAGAACGCCGTGTCAAAAGTGTGTTCCAGACAGCCTTTCCTCGAACTGCGGGACGTCAGTCCTGCCCCATCCTCCCGCTCGCCGCGGGCGTCCGCACGCATGGGGCCGGTGAGGACCGGCCCGGGAGCGTCTGGGGTCATGAGGCAAGCTGGCGCAGCCGGTTCGGGCCAGGGAGACGCTCTGTGGCTCGGGGTGAGAGCGGCTGCTGACCGGGCCCCTCCGGTCGAGGTGAACCGGCTCACGTCTGATGGAGCCAGGGCCTCACGGAGCAGGCGGATCTGCGCTTCGTTCGCCTCGGCGTGGGCCTGGAGCTGGGGGTCGGGCACGGCCAGCAGGATGACAGATGAACCGCCCCCGGGCAGACGAACTTGCGGTACCGACTCTGGAAGGTTGCCCGTCGCCGCCCGCCCTGGGGCTCAGAACGGGATCAACAGGTTGAGGAGCCTTCGCAGCTCATCGGGGGTATCATCCGCCGTCCGGGTCGCGGCGCGGGCGGCCAGCACCCGGAACTCGTCCTCGGACGGCAGCGTCGTGGCCTCCACGGTCAGGGTGTGGGGGGACCACCCGGGCTTGGGGCCACACTCCAGGCGCACATCGTCGGGGCGGTAGCAGCGCCCGGGCTCCAGCTCGAAGCGCGCCCGCCACACCCCTTCGGGCGCCAGGACGATGAAGAGGAAGGAAGAGAGCGTCACTGCCCCCATTTTGCGCCTCCAAAGGTGAAAAGCGCGAGCACGGCGGGAACGTGGCCGCGTCCCAGCAGGGAGGGTCCGCAAATAAAGCAGGGCTCTCCCGCCGGGGGCCTCTCCGGGTGGGGTGCCTGAGGGAGGCGGCACCGTCCTCCTCCACCGCCCGTCGCCAGGAATAGCAGGTGAGGAGGTCGTTCACTCTCGTTTCTGGTCGCGAACTCGAACGGCCCATAAGAACCGGTGAACAACGCGCGCTCCGCCTGCACTCCACTCCCAGGGCTCTTGAGGATTCGGCCTTCACCCCTGGGATCAGCTTCACGCCTGGAGCAGCCTGCTCCGCTCACCGACCAGGCCCGCGAGCGCACCGCCTTCACTGTCCGGGGACACCGCGAGCGACCAGGCCGCCCACCCCGCGCAGCCCTGCCCTGCTTTCCCGGCCTGAACCGTCAGGCACCCCCGCCGAGCGGTCCCCTCCGGGTGCCTTCCTCTCCACCCCGCCGTCGCGCGGCCGCTCCACCCTGCGGACCTGCCGGGTGAGCCGGGGAGCTTCACTCCGGCCTGGAGGGCGGCACGACGCGGCGGGGGTACGATCACCGGGTGAGCGACGCTGACTTCCGCCGCTACCTCAACGTCCGCTCGTGCGCGAACGGCAGCCTGCGCGCCGACGGTGCTCGCCTGGCGTTCCTACACAACGCGGACGGCACCATGCAGATCTGGACCGTCGACGGGCCGGGCCGCTGGCCACAGCAACGCACCTTCTTTCCGAACCGCGTGAGCGGGCTCGTCTACGCGCCGCACGGCCACCAGGTCCTGTTCGGCATGGACGAGGGCGGCAACGAGCGAGACCAGCTCTACCTGATGGACGACGAGGGCCTGGAGGTGCGTGCCCTCACGGCGGACCCCCGGGTGAGACACACGTCGGGCGTGTGGAGCCCGGACGGCACGCGGATCGCCTTTACCGCCACGCGCGAGAACCCGAGCGACTTCACGCCCTACGAACTCGACGTGGCGAGCGGCGAGGTCCGCAAGCTGGCCCCCCTGGGCGGCTACGTCCTCGCCTCCGCCTGGCTGCCCGACGGTTCGGGCGTGATCCTGACGCGGGCGCACTCGCGGCTGAGACACGAACTGCTGCTGGTGCGGGGCGGGGAGGTCATGCCACTCACCGGGCCGGACGCGCAGTACCTCGCCGTGCGGCCCTTGCCGGGCGAGGCGTCCGCCCTGGTCCTCACCGACGCCGGGCGCGACTTCACGAACCTCGCGCGGCTGGACTTCACGACCCGTGAACTCACCTTCCTGTCCGACCGTTCCTGGGACGAGGAGGGCGTGCACGTCACGACAGACGGGACGTTGGCCCTGCTCGTCTGGAACGAGGAGGGCTTCGGGCGGGCCGAGCGCCTCGACCTCGCCTCGGGCGAGCGGCGCGAGGTCACGGGCCTGCCGCGCGGCGTGCTCGACGGGCCCGACCTGGGCCGCGACGGGCGCACCTTCCTGCTGACCGCTCACGGTCCCACCGAGGCGATGAACGTCTGGGGAGTGAACGCGGACGCGGGTGAAGCGACCCGCTGGACGGGGGCCACACTCGGGACCGTGCCGCAGGCGGCCATCGTGCAGCCCGAGGTGGTGCATTTTCGGAGTTTCGACGGCCTGCGGGTCCCCGCCCTGTACCTGCGCCCGCATGGCGCGCAGGGCATGCTGCCCGTCGTCGTGGTCGCCCACGGCGGGCCCGAAAGGCAGAGCCGCCCCACCTTCAGCCCGGTCGGTCAGTACCTCGTGGCGCAGGGGTACGGGGTGCTGCTGCCCAACGTGCGCGGCTCGACCGGCTACGGCAAGGCCTATACCCACCTCGACGACGTGGAGCGGCGCATGGACAGCGTGGCCGACCTGCGGGCCGCCTGGGACTGGCTCGTGCGGGAGGGCGGCGCCGACGAGCGGCGCATCGCCCTCTACGGGGGCAGCTACGGCGGCTTCATGGTGCTCTCGGCCCTGGCAACGTACCCCGACCTCTGGGCGGCGGGCGTCGACCTCATGGGCATCGCGAACTTCGTGACCTTCCTGGAGCGCACCAGCCCGTACCGCCGTGCGGTGCGCGAGGCGGAGTACGGCTCGCTGGAGCGCGACCGCGCGTTCCTGCACGCCATCTCGCCGCTCACGCAGGTGGACCGCATCCGCGCGCCCCTGATGGTGATCCACGGGGCGAACGACCCGCGGGTGCCCGTGTCGGAGGCCGAGCAGATCGTGGCGGCCCTGCGCGCCCGTGACGTGCCGGTGGAGTACCTGCGCTATGAGAACGAGGGCCACGGGCTGGTGAGGCTCGCCAACCGGCTCGACGCCTACCCGAGGGTCGCGGCCTTCCTCGCACGCCATCTGGGGAGGTGACCCGTTCCCAACGCGTCTCCCCTCGCTGCTGCCGGTGAAGGGGCTGCGCCTTGGGTGTGGCGAACCGCGCTCCCGGCTGACTTCACCGCCCCTGACTTGAGTGCCTGGGGGCGTCCCATCGTCTTTCGGCTCCTGGCCGAGGGCTGAGGTTGACGACGCTCACGCCGAGCAGCCGAACCCGGTGCCCACCCAGCAGCTCCGGCGTCAACACCTCGGCGGCGGCCTCGGCCAGTTCGTCCGCCCTCGCCAGCGGCGCCTCCCGGGTCCGGTGCCGCGTCACCCGCGTCCCGTCCTCGTACCGCAGCTTCAGGACGACGGTCCGGCCGGCGTACCCCCGCTTGGAGAGCCGCGCCTCCACCTCCGCCGTGATCCCGGGCAACTGGGCCAGCAACTCCTCTCGTGTGGTCAGGTCCCGCTCGAAGGTCTCCTCGACCCCGATGGACTTGGGCTCCCGGTGCGCCTCCACGGGCCGGTCATCCACTCCTCTCGCCAGGTCGTACAGCCGGGGCGCGAGCTTGCCCGCACCCAAGATGGCTTGCAGCTCCGGCAAGGACCGCGCCCGCAACTCCGCCCCGGTGTGGATGCCCTGGGCCTGGAGCTTCCCCGCGATCACCGGCCCCACCCCATAGAACTCCTCGACCGGCAGGGCCGCGAGCAGCGCGTCCACCTCCTCGGGAGGGATGACGGTCAGGCCCGCGGGTTTCTTCATCCCGCTCGCCAGCTTGGCGAGGAACTTGTTCACCGACACCCCGGCGGAACAGGTCAGTTCTGTCTCCGCCTGGATGTCCGCCTGGATGCTGCGGGCGATCTCCTCGGCCTCGGCGAGCGTCCGTCCCTCCTGGGTCACGTCGAGGTACGCCTCG containing:
- a CDS encoding glycoside hydrolase family 3 protein yields the protein MTPRSLPLIALTSTLILAACTQVSGEVQPELGAGPGVTLITEGGRSFKDLNKNGALDPYEDWRLTPGARADHLISRMTLEEKAGVMMHGTAPTTAGGVGQGSSYDLTQATRMIRDEHVNTFITRLDGDPVNLATQNNRLQEIAEATRLGIPATISTDPRNSFQFVLGATNEAGQFSKWPETLGLAATRDPNLTRRMADVARQEYRAVGIQMALSPQADLATEPRWSRISGTFGEDAATVSAHVGAYVSGFQNGTQGINRNSVVTVVKHWGGYGAAREGFDGHNSYGKYADFSSGASYDNHLRAFQGAFDAGAAGVMPTYSILTGVTVNGQALEQVGAGFNRQLLQDELRGRYGFGGVIVSDWAIMNDCNEICVNGSPDPAERVRGIAMPWGVEHLSREDRYAKGVGAGLDQIGGTTDSATLISAVKNGKVTEARIGESVRRILVQKFEQGLFENPYVNARRAGEVVGNAGFSREADDAQVRSLVLLENKNDLLPLGSGVKKVYLYGVAPEAATAAGFTVVTTPGEADVAIIRAEAPFQTLHPNYFFGSRYHEGDLDFKDGHPAYEAFKAAAAQVPTILTVYLDRPAILTNVKDRAGALIGNFGVSDANLFRMLTGQARPEGKLPFELPSSMEAVRAQKPDLPSDSAAPLYPYGHGLALK
- a CDS encoding S9 family peptidase → MSDADFRRYLNVRSCANGSLRADGARLAFLHNADGTMQIWTVDGPGRWPQQRTFFPNRVSGLVYAPHGHQVLFGMDEGGNERDQLYLMDDEGLEVRALTADPRVRHTSGVWSPDGTRIAFTATRENPSDFTPYELDVASGEVRKLAPLGGYVLASAWLPDGSGVILTRAHSRLRHELLLVRGGEVMPLTGPDAQYLAVRPLPGEASALVLTDAGRDFTNLARLDFTTRELTFLSDRSWDEEGVHVTTDGTLALLVWNEEGFGRAERLDLASGERREVTGLPRGVLDGPDLGRDGRTFLLTAHGPTEAMNVWGVNADAGEATRWTGATLGTVPQAAIVQPEVVHFRSFDGLRVPALYLRPHGAQGMLPVVVVAHGGPERQSRPTFSPVGQYLVAQGYGVLLPNVRGSTGYGKAYTHLDDVERRMDSVADLRAAWDWLVREGGADERRIALYGGSYGGFMVLSALATYPDLWAAGVDLMGIANFVTFLERTSPYRRAVREAEYGSLERDRAFLHAISPLTQVDRIRAPLMVIHGANDPRVPVSEAEQIVAALRARDVPVEYLRYENEGHGLVRLANRLDAYPRVAAFLARHLGR
- the dinB gene encoding DNA polymerase IV, with protein sequence MTRLIVHVDMDAFYASIEVRDQPELGEKPVAVIVPGRRDVVMTANYVARSFGVKSALPVHLARQRCPGIILIPQRMDVYRAVSAQIHEIFSRYTEVIEPLVLDEAYLDVTQEGRTLAEAEEIARSIQADIQAETELTCSAGVSVNKFLAKLASGMKKPAGLTVIPPEEVDALLAALPVEEFYGVGPVIAGKLQAQGIHTGAELRARSLPELQAILGAGKLAPRLYDLARGVDDRPVEAHREPKSIGVEETFERDLTTREELLAQLPGITAEVEARLSKRGYAGRTVVLKLRYEDGTRVTRHRTREAPLARADELAEAAAEVLTPELLGGHRVRLLGVSVVNLSPRPGAERRWDAPRHSSQGR